One Tenrec ecaudatus isolate mTenEca1 chromosome 12, mTenEca1.hap1, whole genome shotgun sequence DNA segment encodes these proteins:
- the LOC142422802 gene encoding olfactory receptor 1f45-like yields the protein MVMSWTNQSTVSEFLLLGLSRQPEQQQILFVLFLSMYLATVLGNLLIILAISTDSRLHTPMYFFLSNLSFVDLCFSSAIVPNMLTNHILSSQTISFPGCLTQMYFFIVFLSMDNFLLTVMAYDRFVAVCHPLHYTTKMTHQLCALMVTGSWFISNMNALLHTLLMARLSFCADNRIPHFFCDVAPLLKLSCSDTHINELMILTEGGLMTITPLICILVSYFCITCAVLKIPSAKGRWKAFSTCSSHLVAVSLFHGTIIAVYFSPSSSHSAENDITAAVMYTVVTPMLNPFIYSLRNKDMKGALTKVVYIIILFFQQRMGSKCHKCMS from the coding sequence atggtcatgagttggaCAAATCAGTCCACTGTCTCTGAGTTTCTCCTCCTGGGCCTCTCCAGGCAGCCAGAGCAGCAGCAGATCCTCTTCGTGCTCTTCCTAAGCATGTACCTGGCCACGGTCCTGGGcaacctgctcatcatcctggccatcagCACAGACTCCCGCctgcacacccccatgtacttcttcctcagcaACCTGTCCTTTGTGGACCTTTGCTTCTCCTCTGCCATCGTCCCCAATATGCTGACTAATCACATACTCAGCAGTCAGACCATCTCCTTCCCTGGGTGTCTCACACAGATGTATTTTTTCATTGTGTTTCTTAGCATGGACAATTTCCTCCTGACTGTGATGGCCTATGATCGCTTTGTTGCTGTATGCCACCCTTTACACTACACAACAAAAATGACCCATCAGCTCTGTGCCCTGATGGTCACTGGGTCTTGGTTCATTTCCAATATgaatgctctgttgcacaccctgctGATGGCTCGACTCTCATTCTGTGCAGACAACAGGATACCCCACTTCTTCTGTGATGTGGCTCCTCTCCTGAAACtctcctgctctgacacacacatcAATGAGCTGATGATTCTCACAGAAGGGGGTCTGATGACAATCACCCCATTGATTTGCATTCTGGTTTCCTACTTTTGTATCACCTGTGCTGTTCTGAAAATTCCATCAGCAAAGGGTAGATGgaaagccttctccacctgtAGCTCCCACCTGGTTGCAGTATCCCTCTTCCATGGCACCATAATTGCTGTGTATTTCAGCCCGTCATCCTCCCACTCAGCTGAGAATGACATTACAGCTGCTGTGATGTACACGGTGGTGACCCCTATGCTGAACCCTTTTATCTACAGCCTCAGGAACAAGGACATGAAAGGGGCCCTAACAAAAGtagtttatattattattttgttttttcaacAACGAATGGGTTCTAAATGTCATAAATGCATGTCATAG